Proteins encoded within one genomic window of Methanothrix harundinacea 6Ac:
- a CDS encoding 30S ribosomal protein S7: MKIFNKWDPEEIEVGDLSIKRYFNLRPTVVMHSGGRHARQQFKKSEQHIVERLINKMMQGEDNTGKKMKTYKIVEEALDIVHQRTKENPLSVLAKAISNAGPREEVVRLKYGGITVPKAVDTAPQRRVDVALNFIATGAQRSAFKSKRSAASCLADEIIAASKGDVRSFAMNRKDSVERVAKAAR; this comes from the coding sequence GTGAAGATCTTCAACAAATGGGACCCCGAGGAGATCGAGGTGGGGGACCTGAGCATAAAGCGCTATTTTAACCTCCGCCCGACGGTCGTCATGCATTCGGGCGGGAGGCACGCCAGGCAGCAGTTCAAGAAGTCCGAGCAGCACATCGTCGAACGGCTCATCAACAAGATGATGCAGGGTGAGGACAACACCGGCAAGAAGATGAAGACCTACAAGATCGTAGAAGAGGCCTTAGACATAGTCCACCAGAGGACGAAGGAGAACCCCCTCTCGGTCTTGGCGAAGGCGATCTCCAACGCCGGCCCCCGCGAAGAGGTGGTCCGTCTCAAGTACGGAGGCATCACCGTCCCCAAGGCCGTCGACACCGCCCCCCAGCGGAGGGTCGACGTCGCCCTGAACTTCATCGCCACCGGAGCCCAGAGGTCGGCCTTCAAGTCCAAGCGGTCGGCGGCCAGCTGCCTCGCCGACGAGATCATCGCCGCCTCGAAGGGCGACGTCCGGTCCTTCGCCATGAACAGGAAAGACAGCGTCGAGAGGGTCGCCAAGGCGGCCCGGTGA